Sequence from the Mytilus galloprovincialis chromosome 10, xbMytGall1.hap1.1, whole genome shotgun sequence genome:
ACGCAATTTCGACAACTGTGGATGTTTTTAATTGGAGTCCTGTTATACCAACTTTACAGAACACACGtagatttataattatttattgttCGTCATTATTATTCAAGACACATTTGTTACTAATTGTTAGCAAGTTACAATCCAACAATCattcttcctatatctactaacGTGCGGATTAAAGCTCCATAGGATGTGTATGCCTTATGTTGGCACCTCCATTTATTCTTTCTCCCCTTATGATTTCAAATCTGACCAAAATGACTCGTTCTGTGCATTTCAAAACCATGCAATTTACAAACGTTACATTTGCCATATACGAACACATCATAAGACCCAATTTACCAATAATGGTAGATATAATAACACTTATATTTTAAAAGAGTGAACGAGAGTTATGTGTTCTAGGTAAACATACTATTAGAATCCTATCAACAAGCACGATTCTGATTCTGATTTATAGGACTATAATTGGAATTTTAATTGCCAACATTGATTGATAGTTGGTTgataaacgtccagtggcaaatagttcatgtatGTTCAGGGCGATGACTTTAGTCGTTTACTCGTTTTATATCGCCTTACTTTTTTTAAAGCATGTTATTTCCCTTAGCAGAATACTCTACAAAATTAGTATTCGACGAACTGACCGCTAACATGTTAAAtccagccacattctgtatgtatatgcctTTCCCAAATCAGGGCTTGTCATTGAGCGGTTGTCGATTGTTGatatgttacatgtttgtttttcgttcattttttgtacctaaaatttggccgttagttttcttgtttgaatttttttacatttgtcatttcagggccttttagctttatatgcggtatggactttgctcattgatgaaggccgtacggtgacctatagtttttatttttttgtcatgttggtctctagtggagagttgtctcatttgaaatgATACcaaatcttgtttttttatattgacgCTGCCGTTGCGTTTTATATGACCAAATGGTTAACTGAACAAAACATGTATTGCATTTACAGAAGATGTATCCACGAAGTTTTAGATATTAGTGGACGATCATTTGATTTCCAAGAGGGAAGCTGTTGCAGCATGATGATTTTGTAAATGATACTCCTGATCTGCCTAGAGCTGAAAATATATAACCTTGCGCGAGACAGACTGAAAATTTAAATTATGCGACACAAAATGAAGGAATAAGTTGAATACAAACGTAAAATAGAATAGTCAATCCGCAAAAAATTCCATCTGGTCATCTCTTCCCCAAAATATACCAAATGGTCGTCCACTTACTATAGCTACAAAACGTTTGgaaataatatacatttgtacgtATGACCGTCTTCAATAGTAGTGTTCTATATGTAAGAAGAATTCATGAattagagaagaaaaaaaaacgtatgtCTGATCTCTTTTTTTTCAACACATACAATAATAATTAACATGCGTTTTACGTGAAACCAATATAATGTTTCTTTTTCCTATTTCAGTATTACGCCAGAGTTTATTCAATATTGAATAACCACTTTCTCCCCTGCTACGAATTCTTTACTTGTGTCGAACAGTCCTCCATTGTTCCGTTCCATTAGGTCTTTAAGGACAGAACTCtaattttgtctcttgtggagtattatgtttcaatgtttacaATCTGCTttgttttgatatatttctttgttttaagtAAATACGATAAATTGATATCATTTAAAAGTGTTTCATCTacattgtttatttctgtttactgattttttctgtttgtattttattttgaaatatttgataatgtatttttttagCACATTTATTCAGTTTTGTGAAGTTGCACAAATTTGTATCTTCCGTATTGTTTTTTGGGAGCATGTTTATGCACAACTCTAGAAATATTACCAATTTCACAGAACCAACTCATGACCAGAATATTTGATGAATGTAATCCCTAAAACGAGTACATAAACCATGTTGAACAAATGTAAATTTGCATTTATGAAAGatggaaaataaaataagattttaaGATAGCTGACAGGACATTAAATTAACGATTTTGAACGAACTGGCAAACTATAAAATACTTTTTTAGCATTGTGGACTCAAGCTGAGACCATCGATCTCAGTTGGTTTTGATGGGTTGCCCCAGGTCTCCTTTAGTATACACATGATATTACTTCTTGATGATCTACATATACTGTACAGTAGACCTCCAAAACACTGAAAGttcgttgtcaatttgttttgtttcttccTGGCGTGAATACTTCAATGAAACATTTGGCAACGAGACAGTAAGTAaatattgaaatagaaaacaaataaaaaacaaaaaccaacaggAGTTAATGACACTAAGAGGTGATAAATCAAACATTGAAATTATACTTAGGAACAGTATTGAAAacatagatatacatgtaaatttcaaataaatttaatatattaaagTCATGATAACAATTGTATAAAGTTAACAATCAAGTAGTCGATTTGACTATGTGTCggtaaaataaatacaattagaGATAACGTAACGAATAGAAAATAATGTCAATTCATCATTTCGATATTGAATgttatttcaagcatttttttgttattatccaGTAGTCTGATTTGAGTTCTTTGATTTCAAATACGCACTATGTCCTATAAATACGATTTCTCTCTTTTGTAACAGCACCATTTAATGTTTATTGCACAATGTCTTGAGCGATAGGCAGTAGATCTGAATATCATCAGAAAACTCGTCTTCTTGCGATACTAATTTATGTATCTTGTTAGTTTGGCAGTGTATATAATGTTTGTTAAATGTCTAATCACTGTCTTCCGATGACTGTGAATATTTCCACAATTTAACGTTTGTTCTGAAGATTTCTTCATCTGAACTTGTATCGCTTTCATAGTCACTTTCCGATGAGCTTGTTGTAGTATCTGAAAATAGAAATAGGGACAACTATTAAGTCACAgttcttttaaatataaattttaatatttttttcataattatttttcaatataaaagtataaaatgaatgtttacattatcatatactagtaaattaaaaagttgattgataaaatgttttaaattcttatttttttaatttttaattttttataattttattgaagTATAGATATTGAACGATAATTACCTTCATCAATTTTGCTGAGTGTTGATGTTCGGATCATTTCTCTGAAGTTTGCTTTCTGACTTTTTGATCCTTTACTTCTTTTAGTAGATTTTTGTTTCTTTGTCAGCTGTTGAATGCTGTTGTTGATGTTCATTAGTTGTTTCATCAATTGTACATCTTGGTTTCGCATGTCACTCAACTCAGTTCTCAAGGCAGCAAGAGCTGTATTTACTCTCTCTGTAGCGTTTGCCATTGTTCTTCTGTAATGTTTTTCTTGACGTGTATATGTAGACGTAAAATGTAATAATAACAAGTTAGAAGAAATTTGCCCCTTTTATACTTTCAGGAACAATAGACCACTATGGGGTATATTCAGTTGTTTTGGATGATTAAATTTCACTCGCCACCTCTGAGACTATCGATTTCGTAGGCCAACAGGAACCCGATTGTCATTATACCCCCTTGGCTAATAGCACTTACATCGGCGAGAGGTTAAAGTGTGTGATTCTGAAAGTAAacatatacatttagtatgttttgTTTAATAATTACATATCTGTTTACGGATATGTAATTAATCGCTTCACACCTTATTTTAATGTGATGTTTTActtgattattttatattttaccctACAGCGCCTTaataataatttgtataaaatatatactcACGAAATGCagattttatgatatatttttatactgCAGGGGTAACAtgacatttgtttatttaatttgtgGGAAGGTAGAAAGGATAGAGACATCACGTACAACAATGTAAATTCCCATTAATATTTCGTTTGTTGCAGGTATATTATTATAGTTTACGATGTAGTTTTCTACATCCTGATAATAATAAATGCTCATGATATCCGTATGTATAAAATAATATGAtccggattttttttataattttacaaactGAAGTTATTCCTTGCTTCATTTTTTCAAATGCGTCTTTATTTATTATATGCAGTTAAATAGCAAGTTGAAATGTATATGACCGTATAACTCTTatacaacttttaaataaaagcatttatatcatattttgacttttatacACTGTGTACAGGCAAGTATTTTACCTTAAGCACACATgctattatttataaaaaaaattacatatgaAGTTAGTTTCAATTTGATACACTGATACATTAAGATAAAAGTAGTGTACCAAAGGGAACACATATACCAAGAGGAAATAGTTAACGACTGGAGACAAGATACCAAGAGTaaacaaaacaatgtaaaacaacaaaaataaaaatctgaaaCATTTCAAACGTATGGAAAACAAATCAACAAAAGAAGCCTCTGGTGTCCGatattctcgctgtgttgaaaatcaaatggtttttgtctctgttggagagttgtgtcattggaaATCATTCATATCTTATATGTATACTGTCATTTCAAAAATTTGCAATGTTTAATTCCGATCTGATATCATAACTCAATAAAACCACTTCACGAAAAGATGTGTATCtctacattttgtttaaatagaaGGTAAAATAAGGCCCTTGAATGATATTGAGGGGGAACATGTCATTGGATGCAATTTTGGCAGTCGCAGTTTTACATGGCAACTCGGAAGTTCACAGACCGAGAGATAACTTTCAGGACCCAATCTTGGTACATCATTATTAAAAGAAATGATCATCACATTCATAATAAACTCTGCGAACTAACTTGTATAAAGTTGATTTAGCATGATTTAGATTTCATGTTATGAGACTCTAGTTATTATTTGTAAATAAGAATACATTGCATACATCTTACTGACTTACTTGTCTAGGATGTTAAATACTATTGTATCTAGTACACAACACAAAGAACACATTGGCCCTAATATTTGCCATATGTCTTCATGTGTATGATATACTATATCATTTTCTCTCCTAGTGTGCATTCCTATCATATAGAACAACCAGCTATTCAATGTGTTCATGATCCATACACTTCCCTTTCACAATACTTTAATTAATTAGaacattttaaagttatattttatttgtaatattgaaaaaCGTGGTCTATTTGCTATTTTCGTTTTATGATTTCTAATTATAAATCTGGTTTTGGTTTAGTAgcatacaaatatttgaccttgACCCATATCATGACCATACTTTGAAATGGAACATTTATTCTTACTGGAAAAATACcagttcataaatattttttttccatttaagaaagTCATTTATAAGCTACGCTTCTCGCGATTGTTTGAAACTTGTttggtttttgtatttttgtaatttgtgtttttttttttcttgttgtcAGCACCATTTACAGTTGACTATATGATATACTTCTTGTGCTGTTTGTCGCGAAAGACCCTATGTTTTAATGCTTTTTTGACATTCATGTTTTGTTAGTCGGTTTTTTCTTGCTATTTCTTTATACTATATTATGTAAGGCACATCCTTCATGCATATTATAAACTGCATTCATAAAAACGTCATATTAGAAcaagtttatttaatgaaatttacACGACATTTGTTCATGTCGGAGCCTTTTATAACCGATTGTATTTTCTCGTTGATCGAGGCCAAACATTAACCTTCAACTACTTATatcctttttaaacatttttttcaatataatggtttagttagctataaaaccagatttcatCCACCATATTTAACATATGAAAACGCCTGATCTATGTCAGGaatataaaaatagtttttccattcgtttaatgtgttagaggttttgattttgccgttgGTTAAAGGACTGATCGTTCTAAACTTTTTGTGGAGGACGtactttttgtcattttacttttttcattaaaattgtgGTAAACACCTTTCTCAATTGCAATCATTtcacatatccttatttttctttcactattataaaatttaaaaattccatAATGGTACGAAAAAATTTAGCAACTGTCagcaaagagaaaacaaaaacaacaccgGAGTACACTAACAAGAAGTCGAATACATGTTCTTGAAGAAGAAAACAGTATTTTGTTGCAGTCGACGAGACAAACTCAGGGTTAAAACGTGACAAGATCTAAACAAAGATGAATATACTGTGctattatgttataaaaaaataccccAACTATgctaaacaatatatacaaagaAACATTAAACTACATGGAACAAATGAAATGAATTCATCACAAAATGTATACAAATATTCGTTAGTAAAGGTCGTTATTTCTAGTGATACAAGTTTAGAACCAATAAGGTAGATATCATATAGGTTTTAGTAACCTGGACGTAAAGGAAGTCTTAAATAAAACCAAAGCATTATTAagttattttagattttattgcAAGAAATCCAGCTATTGGAGCTTTCATCGGAAGTTCAATTGAGGTAGCGTTTCGTTTAGTCCGTCATATATCTCAGTAAGTACATGGACACCATTTTAGTATCAGTCGAATTTGTTATTTCGCTTTGTAACAAATATCATTTGAGTAGCATCTCTCAAACACATATCCTTGATGTACATAATTGTCTTGGGCAGATACGTTTATGATCAGTTGTCTGTCTATTATTTTGTAAACTAATAACGGTACGTGTTCA
This genomic interval carries:
- the LOC143048214 gene encoding uncharacterized protein LOC143048214 encodes the protein MANATERVNTALAALRTELSDMRNQDVQLMKQLMNINNSIQQLTKKQKSTKRSKGSKSQKANFREMIRTSTLSKIDEDTTTSSSESDYESDTSSDEEIFRTNVKLWKYSQSSEDSD